One stretch of Comamonas testosteroni DNA includes these proteins:
- a CDS encoding D-amino acid dehydrogenase: MKTIAVIGGGITGVTTAYALARRGFSVTLFEKQRYAAMETSFANGGQLSASNAEVWTHWSTIVKGLKWMLKSDAPLLLNPKPSWHKISWFCQFLAAIPHYEKNTVETARLAIAAREHLFEWAAREGIDFDLKQKGILHIYRDRAGFEHAGKVSQLLAKGGLERRAVTPQEMRSIEPTLSGTFYGGYFTESDSTGDIHKFTSGLAAACERLGVQCRYGQEIVSVSSNGKQASVTVRQGPATETSTFDAMVVCAGTASRALAAQLGDSVNIYPVKGYSITVNLADEASRAAAPVVSLLDDETKLVTSRLGDDRFRVAGTAEFNGYNKDIRADRIRPLIEWVQQCFPGVSTRSVVPWAGLRPMMPDMLPRVGPGNKPCVFYNTGHGHLGWTLSAVTADMVGDLVLQSMGSASRQSRPAKLTTASA; the protein is encoded by the coding sequence ATGAAGACAATCGCCGTCATCGGCGGTGGCATCACGGGCGTGACCACCGCCTACGCTCTCGCTCGCCGCGGATTTTCCGTCACCCTGTTCGAGAAACAGCGCTACGCCGCCATGGAAACCTCGTTCGCCAATGGCGGCCAGCTCTCGGCCTCGAACGCCGAGGTCTGGACCCATTGGTCCACCATTGTCAAAGGCCTCAAGTGGATGCTCAAGAGCGATGCTCCGCTGCTGCTCAACCCCAAGCCCAGCTGGCACAAGATTTCCTGGTTCTGCCAGTTTCTCGCTGCCATCCCCCACTATGAGAAAAACACCGTGGAGACCGCCAGGCTGGCGATTGCGGCACGCGAGCACCTGTTCGAATGGGCGGCTCGCGAAGGCATTGACTTCGATCTGAAGCAAAAAGGCATCCTGCATATCTACCGTGACCGAGCAGGCTTTGAACATGCGGGCAAGGTTTCCCAGTTGCTGGCCAAAGGCGGGCTGGAGCGCCGCGCCGTGACACCGCAGGAGATGCGCTCCATCGAGCCGACCCTGTCCGGAACCTTCTATGGCGGCTACTTCACCGAGAGCGACTCCACAGGCGACATCCACAAGTTCACCAGCGGCCTTGCCGCTGCCTGTGAGCGACTCGGCGTGCAATGCCGCTACGGTCAGGAAATCGTGTCGGTGAGCAGCAATGGCAAACAGGCCAGCGTGACCGTGCGCCAGGGTCCGGCAACCGAGACCTCGACTTTCGACGCCATGGTGGTCTGCGCAGGCACGGCCAGCCGCGCCCTGGCCGCTCAGCTCGGCGACAGCGTCAACATCTATCCGGTCAAGGGCTATTCCATCACGGTCAATCTGGCGGACGAAGCCAGCCGCGCCGCAGCCCCCGTGGTGAGTCTGCTGGACGACGAGACCAAGCTGGTCACCAGCCGCCTGGGTGACGATCGCTTCCGAGTTGCCGGTACGGCGGAGTTCAACGGCTACAACAAGGACATCCGCGCCGACCGCATCCGCCCTCTCATCGAATGGGTGCAGCAGTGCTTCCCGGGCGTCAGCACGCGCAGCGTGGTGCCCTGGGCGGGCCTGCGTCCCATGATGCCGGACATGCTGCCGCGCGTGGGCCCTGGCAACAAGCCCTGCGTGTTCTACAACACCGGCCACGGCCATCTGGGCTGGACCTTGTCGGCCGTTACCGCCGACATGGTCGGCGACCTCGTGCTGCAGTCCATGGGCAGCGCCAGCAGGCAGTCCCGGCCGGCCAAGCTGACCACCGCCAGCGCCTGA
- a CDS encoding amino acid permease: MSQPNSSQQLAPTGDGDDKQPRLHRVLKQRHLSMIAIGGAIGTGLFVASGSAIAQIGPGGAVLTYLLIGIMVYYIMTSLGELAAFMPVAGSFSTYASRYVDRGFGFALGWNFWFSWAVVVAVDLVASQLVMAYWFPNVPGILWSGLFLLLMVGLNAFSARGFAEAEYWFALIKVLAVVAFLITGVLILFGIISNGHVPGFENWTTGDAPFVGNFATFVGVAMIVAYSFQGTELVGVAAGESENPRENVPRAIRQVFWRILLFYVLAIVVIGFLIPYTDPQLLRTDVADIAVSPFTLVFQHAGLLSAATVMNAVILTSVLSAGNSGMYAATRMLYNMATEGNAPRIFSRLTQNGVPLVALIGSTLVASLCLFSSLYSPQAVYIWLLNLAGMTEFIVWLGIAVSHYRFRRGYVMHGHDVGLLPYKAGAFPFGPIFAFVLCLVVTLGQNYQAFLEDRIDWGGVVSTYLGIPLFLLFWLGYWLVKRKTWVSYADMRFDELEDIKLGKVSS, translated from the coding sequence ATGTCCCAACCCAACTCAAGCCAGCAGCTCGCGCCGACTGGCGATGGTGACGATAAGCAGCCCCGCTTGCACCGGGTGCTCAAGCAGCGCCACCTGAGCATGATCGCCATTGGCGGCGCCATCGGAACGGGCCTGTTTGTGGCCTCCGGCTCGGCCATCGCCCAGATCGGCCCCGGCGGAGCCGTGCTCACCTATCTTCTCATCGGCATCATGGTGTACTACATCATGACCAGCCTGGGTGAGCTGGCTGCCTTCATGCCGGTGGCCGGCTCTTTCTCTACCTATGCCTCGCGCTATGTGGATCGCGGCTTCGGCTTTGCGCTGGGCTGGAACTTCTGGTTCAGCTGGGCCGTGGTGGTGGCGGTGGACCTGGTGGCCTCGCAACTGGTCATGGCCTACTGGTTTCCCAATGTGCCGGGCATCCTCTGGAGCGGCCTGTTCCTGCTGCTGATGGTGGGGCTGAACGCGTTTTCCGCGCGCGGCTTTGCCGAGGCCGAGTACTGGTTCGCACTGATCAAGGTGCTGGCCGTGGTGGCCTTTCTGATCACCGGCGTGCTGATTCTGTTCGGCATCATCAGCAACGGCCATGTGCCCGGCTTCGAGAACTGGACCACGGGCGATGCGCCATTCGTCGGCAATTTCGCGACCTTTGTGGGCGTGGCCATGATCGTGGCCTATTCCTTCCAGGGCACGGAGCTGGTGGGCGTGGCGGCGGGCGAATCCGAGAACCCGCGCGAGAACGTGCCGCGTGCGATTCGCCAGGTGTTCTGGCGCATCCTGCTGTTCTATGTGCTGGCGATTGTCGTCATCGGCTTTCTGATTCCCTATACCGATCCGCAACTGCTGCGCACTGATGTCGCCGATATCGCCGTGAGCCCGTTCACGCTGGTGTTCCAGCACGCAGGCCTGCTGTCGGCGGCTACGGTGATGAATGCGGTGATCCTGACCTCGGTGCTGTCGGCCGGCAACTCGGGCATGTATGCGGCCACGCGCATGCTCTACAACATGGCAACCGAGGGCAATGCGCCGCGCATCTTCTCCCGGCTGACCCAGAACGGCGTGCCGCTGGTGGCCTTGATCGGCAGCACGCTGGTCGCCAGCCTGTGCCTGTTTTCCTCGCTCTACAGCCCGCAGGCCGTCTATATCTGGCTGCTGAATCTGGCCGGCATGACGGAGTTCATCGTCTGGCTCGGCATTGCCGTCAGTCACTACCGCTTCCGTCGCGGCTATGTCATGCATGGCCACGATGTGGGCCTGCTGCCCTACAAGGCCGGCGCCTTCCCCTTCGGTCCCATCTTTGCCTTTGTGCTGTGCCTGGTGGTGACGCTGGGCCAGAACTATCAGGCCTTCCTGGAAGATCGCATCGATTGGGGCGGCGTGGTCTCGACCTATCTGGGCATTCCGCTGTTCCTGCTGTTCTGGCTGGGTTACTGGCTGGTCAAGCGCAAGACCTGGGTCAGCTATGCCGATATGCGCTTTGACGAGCTCGAAGACATCAAGCTGGGCAAGGTTTCGTCCTGA
- the dinB gene encoding DNA polymerase IV: protein MDAFYASVELLRYPQLKGLPVVIGGGRRSFDEELLARHAGRPLSEIPVADFPLLRDYTGRGVITTATYPARQFGVGSAMGMMKAARLCPQAILLPVDFGEYRRFSRAFKEIIVSIAPLMENRGVDEVYIDFTDVPGGQREGGRVLARLIQKAIFDATGLTCSVGVAPNKLLAKMASEFNKPNGISIVQPEDLQSQIWPLACRKVNGIGPKADAKLKSLGIETIGDLAAQSLPQLLHWFGKSYGHWLHESAWGRDERAVVTESEPVSMSRETTFERDLHAVRDKAELGAIFTDLCERLAEDLKRKGYVGRTVGIKLRYDDFRIATRDQTLNLPIQEAAAIRLAAGQCLKRVPLGKRIRLLGVKVSGLIAEQLWQASAGDPAARELLLRPHGLTSVKYSDPYTASLF, encoded by the coding sequence ATGGACGCGTTCTACGCCTCCGTGGAGCTGCTGCGCTACCCGCAGCTCAAGGGGCTGCCGGTGGTGATCGGCGGCGGGCGGCGCAGCTTTGACGAAGAGCTGCTGGCGCGGCATGCGGGGCGGCCGCTGTCCGAGATCCCGGTGGCGGACTTTCCGCTGCTGCGCGACTACACGGGGCGCGGCGTGATCACCACGGCCACCTATCCGGCACGGCAGTTCGGCGTGGGCTCGGCCATGGGCATGATGAAGGCCGCCAGACTGTGCCCGCAGGCGATTCTTCTGCCCGTGGACTTTGGCGAGTACCGGCGCTTTTCCCGGGCCTTCAAAGAGATCATCGTGTCGATTGCTCCGCTGATGGAGAACCGCGGCGTGGACGAGGTCTACATCGACTTCACCGACGTGCCCGGCGGCCAGCGCGAAGGCGGACGCGTGCTGGCCCGGCTGATCCAGAAAGCTATTTTCGATGCCACGGGCCTGACCTGCTCGGTCGGTGTGGCTCCCAACAAGCTGCTGGCCAAGATGGCCAGCGAGTTCAACAAGCCCAACGGCATCTCCATCGTCCAGCCCGAAGATCTGCAAAGCCAGATCTGGCCGCTGGCCTGCCGCAAGGTCAACGGCATAGGACCCAAGGCCGATGCCAAGCTCAAGAGCCTGGGCATAGAAACCATTGGCGATCTGGCCGCGCAAAGCCTGCCGCAGCTGCTGCACTGGTTTGGCAAAAGCTATGGCCACTGGCTGCACGAGTCGGCCTGGGGGCGGGACGAGCGTGCCGTGGTGACCGAGAGCGAGCCGGTTTCCATGAGTCGCGAAACCACCTTCGAGCGCGATCTGCATGCCGTACGCGACAAAGCCGAGCTGGGCGCGATCTTCACGGACCTGTGCGAGCGTCTGGCAGAGGATCTGAAGCGCAAGGGCTATGTGGGGCGCACCGTGGGCATCAAGCTGCGCTATGACGATTTCAGGATCGCCACGCGGGACCAGACCCTGAACCTGCCGATACAGGAGGCGGCAGCCATCCGCCTGGCCGCGGGCCAATGCCTCAAGCGCGTACCGCTTGGCAAGCGCATCAGGCTGCTGGGGGTCAAGGTCTCGGGCCTGATTGCCGAGCAGCTCTGGCAGGCAAGTGCCGGCGATCCTGCGGCTCGCGAACTGCTGCTCAGGCCTCATGGTTTGACCTCGGTCAAGTATTCGGATCCATATACCGCATCTCTGTTCTGA
- a CDS encoding methyl-accepting chemotaxis protein gives MRLNLPVSQQNYDFPGDELLVSSTNTKGEITHCNPAFVRVSGFAYEELIGQPHNLIRHPDMPAAAFKDMWRTIAHGYPWTALVKNRRKNGDHYWVRANVTPIMEGGKPSGYLSVRTKPSAREVAEAEALYARMRNEEKQGQASFRLRAGAVRRLGLMGWWDGRKDVGLVARMAWLLAIMALTAMLPDMLGWQGAAAWGWRAASLVVGGGFVLWRFQRRCVAGLEEASSFAADVAACNLSTECSQSYSGAVGALMLRLQQIQINLRAVVGDVRTEVQGFAQTAHEIAQSSFDLAGRTESQASSLQQTAASMEEISGTVSQTADTAQFMAGASDESSKVASRSGAAISEVGLAMEHIRGSSTRMSEIIGVIESIAFQTNLLALNAAVEAARAGEQGRGFAVVAGEVRALAQRSAEAAKEISVLINRTVDGINDGNARMRAAGQTIDGMAQAVDKVGSLVHQISIATREQSIGISQVNEAVAKLDSVTQQNAALVEQSTSAAQSLRQSARTLERSVDVFHL, from the coding sequence ATGCGCCTGAACCTGCCGGTATCTCAACAAAACTACGACTTTCCAGGTGACGAGCTGCTGGTCTCCAGCACCAACACCAAGGGCGAGATCACTCATTGCAACCCGGCCTTCGTGCGCGTCAGCGGCTTTGCCTACGAAGAGCTGATCGGCCAGCCGCACAATCTGATTCGCCACCCCGACATGCCGGCCGCTGCCTTCAAGGATATGTGGCGCACCATTGCCCATGGCTATCCCTGGACGGCACTGGTCAAGAACCGACGCAAGAACGGTGACCACTACTGGGTGCGCGCCAATGTCACGCCCATCATGGAGGGCGGCAAGCCAAGCGGCTATCTTTCGGTGCGTACCAAGCCTTCGGCCAGGGAAGTGGCTGAAGCCGAAGCGCTGTACGCGCGCATGCGCAACGAGGAAAAGCAGGGGCAGGCCAGCTTCCGCCTGCGCGCGGGCGCGGTGCGTCGTCTGGGGCTGATGGGCTGGTGGGATGGTCGCAAGGATGTGGGCCTGGTGGCGCGCATGGCCTGGTTGCTGGCCATCATGGCCTTGACCGCCATGCTGCCCGATATGCTGGGTTGGCAGGGGGCAGCTGCCTGGGGCTGGCGTGCTGCAAGCCTGGTGGTGGGCGGCGGATTCGTGCTGTGGCGCTTTCAACGGCGCTGCGTGGCGGGACTGGAGGAAGCCAGCAGCTTTGCGGCCGATGTGGCTGCCTGCAATCTGAGCACCGAATGCAGCCAGAGCTACAGCGGTGCCGTGGGGGCGCTGATGCTGAGGCTGCAGCAGATTCAGATCAATCTGCGCGCCGTGGTGGGCGATGTGCGTACCGAGGTGCAGGGCTTTGCCCAGACCGCCCATGAAATCGCCCAGAGCAGTTTCGATCTGGCGGGGCGTACCGAATCGCAGGCCTCCAGCCTTCAGCAGACGGCGGCCTCGATGGAGGAAATTTCGGGCACCGTGTCGCAGACGGCCGATACGGCACAGTTCATGGCCGGTGCCAGCGACGAGAGCAGCAAGGTGGCCAGCCGCAGCGGCGCGGCCATCAGCGAAGTGGGACTGGCCATGGAGCATATCCGCGGCTCCTCCACCCGCATGAGCGAGATCATTGGCGTGATCGAGAGCATTGCCTTCCAGACCAATCTGCTGGCCCTGAACGCGGCCGTTGAGGCGGCGCGTGCCGGCGAGCAGGGGCGCGGCTTTGCCGTGGTGGCGGGCGAGGTGCGGGCACTGGCCCAGCGCAGTGCCGAGGCGGCCAAGGAAATCAGCGTGCTCATCAACCGCACGGTCGATGGCATCAATGACGGAAATGCGCGCATGCGTGCTGCGGGTCAGACCATAGACGGCATGGCGCAGGCCGTGGACAAGGTCGGCTCCCTGGTGCACCAGATCAGCATTGCCACGCGCGAACAATCGATAGGCATCTCGCAAGTCAACGAGGCCGTGGCCAAGCTCGACTCGGTGACCCAGCAGAATGCGGCTCTGGTGGAGCAGTCGACCAGTGCCGCGCAATCGCTGCGCCAGAGTGCCAGGACGCTGGAGCGTTCGGTGGACGTGTTCCATCTTTAG
- a CDS encoding CaiB/BaiF CoA transferase family protein, with protein MDKQQYRLATENATSQDHRGARTAGAGPLKGVRVLDLSTMVAAPWIGAFLADLGADVVKVESPERSDPIRDLAPLKEGISLWEKVVNRGKRSMLLDLQMPEGKHALNRILPGVDILIENFKPGTLDRWGLSEDRLLEANPSLIILRVTGFGQAGPLSQSPGFGRVFEAMTGFASLCGTAEGSPLHPGVAVADAIGALFGALGAVSALLAKKAGAPGQTVDLSLSDALLRIMDVMVAEYDQTGNVRSRTGNAPAHSAPGGIFATSDHKWVTVISNSPNQFAKLCAVLGHPKLPDDPRYNTNVARIDHRDDLDEILGGWCATKSLATISSEFERAGVAFAQVATIEDVFANPHFIARNSIAAAPDPDFGSIRMPDAVPRFQSTPNPPVKSSPVVGSHTGEVLKDWA; from the coding sequence ATGGACAAGCAGCAATATCGCTTAGCGACAGAGAACGCCACTTCCCAAGACCACCGTGGCGCTCGAACTGCCGGAGCCGGTCCGTTGAAGGGGGTTCGCGTCCTCGACCTTTCAACGATGGTTGCTGCACCCTGGATCGGGGCTTTTCTGGCAGACCTTGGCGCTGATGTCGTGAAGGTCGAGTCACCGGAACGTTCCGATCCAATCCGGGATCTTGCACCGCTGAAGGAGGGAATATCGCTTTGGGAAAAAGTGGTCAATCGCGGCAAGCGCTCAATGCTGCTCGACCTGCAGATGCCGGAGGGAAAACACGCCCTAAACCGCATCCTGCCGGGCGTGGATATTCTGATCGAGAACTTCAAGCCAGGCACCCTGGATCGGTGGGGTCTCTCTGAAGATCGGCTTTTAGAAGCGAATCCGTCTTTGATCATTCTTCGCGTGACGGGATTTGGACAGGCTGGGCCCTTGAGTCAGAGCCCTGGGTTTGGCCGCGTCTTTGAAGCTATGACCGGATTTGCGAGCCTATGCGGAACGGCCGAGGGGTCGCCGTTGCACCCCGGCGTTGCCGTTGCCGATGCAATTGGAGCCTTGTTTGGAGCGCTTGGTGCCGTTTCCGCGCTTCTTGCGAAGAAGGCTGGTGCGCCAGGACAAACCGTCGACCTGTCACTGTCCGATGCATTGCTGCGCATCATGGACGTGATGGTGGCGGAGTACGACCAGACGGGAAACGTCCGATCGCGCACGGGAAACGCACCCGCACACAGCGCTCCAGGAGGTATTTTTGCGACGTCAGATCACAAATGGGTCACCGTCATCTCCAATAGCCCCAATCAGTTCGCAAAGCTTTGTGCAGTGCTTGGGCATCCGAAACTACCCGACGATCCGCGGTACAACACGAATGTGGCAAGAATCGACCATCGAGACGACCTCGACGAGATCCTCGGCGGATGGTGCGCCACCAAATCGCTAGCAACGATCTCGTCTGAATTTGAGCGTGCAGGCGTTGCATTCGCACAAGTTGCCACGATCGAGGATGTGTTTGCCAACCCACACTTCATCGCTCGAAACTCCATTGCTGCCGCGCCGGATCCAGATTTCGGTTCCATCCGAATGCCCGACGCTGTGCCACGATTCCAAAGCACTCCCAATCCTCCTGTCAAATCGTCTCCGGTTGTTGGATCTCACACGGGCGAGGTGCTGAAGGACTGGGCGTAG
- the pcaF gene encoding 3-oxoadipyl-CoA thiolase produces MTNSAYICDAVRTPIGRYGGALSTVRTDDLGAIPIKALIERNSGVDWAAVDDVIYGCANQAGEDNRNVARMAALLGGLPVDVAGSTVNRLCGSGLDAIGTAARAIKAGEANLMIAGGVESMSRAPFVMPKAGSAFSRDNAVYDTTIGWRFVNRLMKAQFGIDTMPETAENVALEFRIEREAQDLMALRSQQRALAAQEQGFFNAEIVPVVIPQKKGDAVVVTRDEHPRSTSLEALSRLRGIVRPEGTVTAGNASGVNDGACALIIASDSAIAAHHLQPRARIVAMSTAGVAPRLMGMGPLPATQKVLALAGMSLDQIEVIELNEAFAAQGLAVMRGLGLDDDDPRVNRYGGAIALGHPLGASGARLVTTAVNQLMVHSARYALCTMCIGVGQGIALLIERV; encoded by the coding sequence ATGACGAATTCTGCTTACATCTGCGACGCCGTTCGCACCCCCATTGGCCGCTACGGCGGTGCGCTGTCGACCGTCCGAACCGACGACCTCGGCGCCATTCCCATCAAGGCATTGATCGAACGCAACAGCGGTGTCGACTGGGCAGCCGTCGACGACGTCATTTACGGCTGTGCCAACCAGGCCGGGGAGGACAATCGGAACGTTGCCCGAATGGCTGCACTCCTAGGTGGCTTACCTGTCGATGTTGCAGGTTCAACGGTCAATCGGCTGTGTGGGTCGGGACTGGATGCTATCGGGACCGCTGCACGAGCTATCAAAGCCGGTGAAGCCAACCTGATGATTGCGGGTGGCGTCGAGAGCATGAGTCGAGCACCATTCGTCATGCCCAAGGCGGGTTCCGCCTTCAGTCGCGACAACGCGGTCTACGACACCACGATCGGCTGGCGTTTCGTGAACAGGCTGATGAAGGCTCAATTCGGCATCGACACAATGCCGGAAACGGCAGAAAACGTCGCCCTGGAATTTCGTATCGAACGTGAAGCACAGGATTTGATGGCGTTGAGGAGCCAGCAACGTGCCTTGGCTGCGCAGGAGCAGGGATTCTTCAACGCAGAGATCGTACCGGTGGTCATCCCACAGAAAAAGGGGGACGCCGTGGTTGTCACGCGCGATGAGCATCCCCGTTCTACGTCCCTTGAAGCGTTGTCCAGGCTCAGAGGCATCGTGCGCCCTGAAGGAACCGTGACTGCCGGGAATGCGAGCGGTGTGAACGATGGCGCCTGCGCTTTGATCATTGCCAGCGATTCGGCCATCGCCGCACACCACCTGCAACCACGCGCTCGCATCGTGGCGATGTCTACAGCGGGGGTGGCGCCGCGATTGATGGGCATGGGACCTTTGCCCGCGACGCAAAAGGTTCTCGCGCTTGCAGGAATGAGCTTGGACCAGATCGAGGTGATCGAACTCAACGAGGCCTTTGCGGCGCAAGGCCTCGCCGTCATGCGCGGGCTTGGACTTGACGATGATGATCCCCGGGTCAATCGCTACGGAGGGGCCATCGCACTGGGTCACCCTCTGGGTGCAAGTGGAGCGCGCCTTGTCACCACTGCGGTCAATCAACTGATGGTCCACTCAGCGCGATACGCTCTTTGCACCATGTGCATCGGAGTCGGCCAGGGGATCGCACTTTTGATTGAAAGAGTCTGA
- a CDS encoding 3-hydroxyacyl-CoA dehydrogenase, whose product MTHQLTERTETIGVIGAGAMGRGIAETAAAAGFRVRLFDAADGAALRAVELIQDSLSKRVRQAALTPSDVQRAVARLTLPATLGELADCDVIVEAIIEDVQAKRSLFASLESVVNEKCILVTNTSSLSVTEIAAACEHPERVAGWHFFNPVPRMKLAEVIRAVRTSPQTIDRLLSLTNEFGHRAISVEDSPGFVVNHIGRAFVTEGLRLLADKCANHDVLDALLRNCGGFRMGPFELMDLTGLDVSLPASEAIFQQYYGDDRYRPAAVARIRLNGGLLGRKSGRGFYDYTSGGARIAPPDIFTGGEGKALRWSAGKGPAEPTAAVRALFEAHWPETDAETAEVIVSSPACSDLSTLASAGEANPQKVIAVDPFFSSIRGVTVMSCPATEPGVLQQVQAAFASRGVPTFAIADTPGYVAPRVIACIVNLACEIAQQGVAAPTDVDAAIRLALGHPFGPFEWADRIGPARILEVLDCVHGSTGDPRYRASSWLRRRAQLKLPLSSPEVRSTPATSISQVA is encoded by the coding sequence ATGACACATCAATTGACGGAGCGAACGGAAACAATCGGCGTGATCGGCGCGGGTGCGATGGGTCGCGGCATCGCTGAAACCGCAGCCGCTGCGGGCTTTCGGGTACGACTTTTCGATGCGGCCGATGGAGCAGCGCTTAGAGCCGTCGAACTCATTCAGGACAGTCTCTCAAAACGAGTGAGACAGGCCGCCCTGACGCCAAGCGACGTCCAGCGCGCTGTGGCCCGGTTGACACTGCCCGCAACGCTCGGCGAGCTTGCAGACTGCGATGTGATCGTAGAAGCCATCATCGAGGATGTGCAGGCAAAGCGTTCACTCTTTGCCAGCTTGGAATCCGTCGTCAACGAAAAATGCATCCTGGTCACCAACACGTCTTCACTCAGCGTGACGGAGATCGCTGCCGCGTGCGAACATCCCGAGCGAGTCGCTGGCTGGCACTTTTTCAATCCGGTGCCGCGCATGAAACTTGCCGAGGTCATCCGGGCGGTGCGAACGTCGCCGCAAACCATCGACCGGCTATTGAGCCTTACCAACGAATTCGGCCACCGGGCCATTTCCGTCGAAGATTCGCCCGGTTTCGTGGTCAACCATATCGGTCGTGCATTCGTCACCGAAGGACTTCGTTTGCTGGCTGACAAGTGTGCGAACCACGACGTTCTCGACGCGCTCCTGCGCAATTGCGGCGGTTTTCGCATGGGCCCATTCGAACTGATGGACCTGACGGGACTCGACGTTTCCCTGCCTGCCTCCGAAGCCATTTTTCAACAGTACTATGGTGACGATCGCTATAGGCCTGCGGCAGTTGCAAGGATCAGGCTAAACGGAGGACTGCTCGGCCGCAAGTCAGGACGTGGCTTCTATGACTACACGAGCGGCGGTGCCCGAATTGCACCACCGGACATCTTTACTGGCGGTGAGGGCAAAGCACTTCGATGGAGTGCGGGAAAAGGACCCGCGGAGCCGACAGCTGCTGTCAGAGCACTCTTTGAAGCCCACTGGCCGGAAACGGATGCCGAAACCGCTGAAGTGATCGTGAGTTCGCCAGCGTGCTCGGATCTCTCGACGCTGGCAAGTGCCGGTGAGGCGAACCCTCAAAAAGTCATCGCTGTCGATCCTTTCTTCAGCTCCATCCGTGGTGTGACAGTAATGTCATGCCCGGCAACGGAGCCCGGGGTGCTGCAACAGGTGCAAGCGGCATTCGCATCGCGCGGAGTTCCCACGTTTGCAATCGCAGACACCCCTGGCTACGTTGCTCCACGCGTGATCGCCTGCATCGTCAATCTGGCGTGCGAGATCGCTCAGCAAGGGGTCGCAGCGCCGACCGACGTGGATGCAGCTATCCGACTTGCCCTGGGGCATCCCTTTGGTCCCTTCGAATGGGCCGACAGAATCGGGCCAGCACGGATCCTTGAAGTGCTGGATTGCGTGCATGGCAGCACAGGTGATCCGAGGTACCGCGCCTCCTCGTGGCTTCGAAGGCGCGCGCAGCTGAAGCTGCCTTTGTCATCTCCTGAAGTCAGATCCACCCCGGCAACCTCTATATCGCAAGTCGCATGA
- a CDS encoding CaiB/BaiF CoA transferase family protein, with protein MTLANISAAHGSGSTLPLHGIRVVEIGNYIAGPGAAMTLGDLGAEVVKIEAMEGDMARHAGHYGNAMLRSFNRSKKSVAIDLRTRDGLQAAVRLIASSDVVIQNLRPGAADRLGLGAKALRKENPSLIYCSITGFPAESPSNARAGYDIAAQAESGLMSLTGDPNGSPQKVGAPIVDTATAQLAAQAVLAALLRKERFGGGETIDISLLEVALHLQLPTWSDYLVRGVQPFRTGEGQPLNAPAADLMQTADGQIVVSAYIESHWQRLCRVLGMPELADDPRFCRNELRVANRSAMKQALSTAFQRLTTDEAINLLADNNIVAGAVRSYSEVLAGPDFSKSRMLIDVDSNEQEAGYQSFGLPYDMLEAGRSRTVAPPEVGADTRSMLAMVGYGEAEIESLARNHIVKIAMPETPVMQET; from the coding sequence ATGACCCTCGCAAATATCAGTGCCGCTCATGGCAGCGGCTCTACACTTCCTCTTCATGGCATTCGCGTTGTAGAGATCGGGAACTACATAGCCGGTCCAGGCGCAGCAATGACCCTGGGAGATCTCGGTGCCGAGGTCGTGAAGATCGAAGCAATGGAAGGTGACATGGCGCGGCACGCCGGACATTACGGCAATGCCATGCTGCGGTCATTCAATCGAAGCAAGAAGTCCGTTGCGATCGATTTGCGCACGCGCGATGGGCTGCAGGCTGCTGTGAGGCTTATCGCCTCCTCGGACGTGGTAATCCAGAATCTTCGGCCAGGCGCAGCAGATCGTCTAGGACTTGGCGCGAAAGCCTTGCGCAAAGAGAATCCTTCGCTGATCTATTGCTCGATCACCGGATTCCCTGCCGAAAGTCCCTCCAATGCACGTGCCGGGTATGACATAGCCGCCCAGGCGGAGAGCGGTCTCATGTCTTTGACCGGAGACCCGAACGGTTCACCTCAAAAAGTCGGCGCACCGATCGTGGATACCGCGACAGCCCAGCTCGCAGCTCAGGCTGTACTGGCTGCGCTGCTTCGCAAGGAGCGTTTTGGCGGCGGTGAGACGATCGATATCTCCTTGCTAGAGGTCGCACTCCACTTGCAGCTCCCCACGTGGAGTGACTATCTCGTACGCGGCGTCCAGCCGTTTCGCACAGGCGAGGGGCAACCACTCAATGCACCGGCAGCCGACTTGATGCAAACGGCGGACGGTCAGATCGTGGTGTCGGCTTACATCGAGTCGCACTGGCAGCGGCTCTGCAGAGTGCTGGGCATGCCAGAACTGGCTGACGACCCACGTTTTTGCCGGAACGAGTTGCGGGTGGCGAACAGGTCGGCAATGAAGCAGGCTTTGAGTACCGCATTCCAGAGGCTGACGACCGACGAAGCGATCAATCTGCTTGCTGATAACAACATCGTTGCCGGTGCCGTGCGCAGCTACAGCGAGGTCTTGGCTGGCCCCGATTTCTCGAAGAGTCGCATGTTGATCGACGTCGATTCGAACGAGCAGGAAGCCGGTTACCAGAGTTTCGGACTGCCGTACGACATGCTTGAGGCCGGGCGCTCCCGGACCGTCGCACCGCCAGAAGTCGGTGCGGACACACGGAGCATGCTGGCCATGGTCGGGTACGGGGAGGCCGAAATCGAGTCCCTGGCTAGAAATCACATCGTAAAGATAGCGATGCCAGAAACCCCAGTGATGCAGGAGACGTGA